The Syngnathus typhle isolate RoL2023-S1 ecotype Sweden linkage group LG3, RoL_Styp_1.0, whole genome shotgun sequence genome window below encodes:
- the znf827 gene encoding zinc finger protein 827 isoform X1 yields MPRRKQEQPKRLPSHVDSNDEGGPDGGAAEDEGWFGNASDTRSESSSYGDTQDELFLPRGSSPDANHESPTGCPTPVHRASLELLGLGGGAFSPQDTVSSVVSSLYGEAASRALGKPLSSNLRRLLEAGSLKLDAGDLLGRASRGGESPPIGLASPLTLSPSSHHAQQLSALARKLANNNSGSASPASLAPSLTNVKQEPLDHFNSQSNGGSFVWAGVADKWPPTGRSTPSGSSLSPDSAIQKLKAAANAVLQDKNAVSAANTTSSTNASSVVPPLGGAGARGDDVVRFDAFNSPFSPQSASSTLAALSKKVSERSHGSSAPAAPADQQNSATSFLSFVSMTSSAALLKEVAARAAGNLLTEKKEGSPLPGGGGGILQEDVKPLLDKNHKTSSPSTPNQGLDLLLPSTPKGRGKPNNQAASPEDGGKPFQCPVCGLVIKRKSYWKRHMVIHTGLKSHQCPLCPFRCARKDNLKSHMKVHQHQDRGETFQCELCPFTSSRHFSLKLHMRCHQHFPRTDVKVKEELTTDTEGEGSLMGDAGGPADSRGNRLSPLHPDARLQSSPPGEASSNHVNVKEEPLERDLSVLSPFSMGRERPRSSANSLDLPGAGGGVHSGPSGPTTASLFSPDITTKTATDLLMKLSAANQREALKSPFHVKEEPKSEEASSPRPASQCQIPPSFPGTFCQDAITGSAASERPGSLKPREGSPPATNSLLSQDINMKVASELLIKLSENNKDGHFQKVKVKAEPMEVDPAPAEVSSPAPPPARLLPFGTLGPREKTEPPEHLARPQKDLFSQDISVKMASELLFKLSEKVSKANNHKDGGNMVGINSPFLDECFRQSPFNSRSKSSSPAEAGSSTRPPFNDSEKEDGEPGNGIAKWRLNEQLYPCPVCGKVFGRQQTLSRHLALHTEERKYKCHLCPYAAKCRANLNQHLTIHSVKLVNTDAEQIVSAVAAVNDGAERKNCAYYYSCHVCGFQTELNAQFVGHMSLHVDKEQWMFSLCCSVCDFVCMEEGDMKSHISTGHAGLNSRSPLSETKSTSSSLSALSDSLNSSEGGDLTHSGGEELKSLLAPLSSGGSQSSSGSRSGSEDKSADKGFECVFCTFVCKTRSMYERHLQIHLITRMFECDVCHKFLKTPEQLLEHKKCHSVPTGGLNSHLQLKMTTQFSASSIK; encoded by the exons ATGTGGACAGCAATGACGAAGGAGGGCCTGACGGCGGCGCTGCGGAGGACGAAGGCTGGTTCGGGAATGCATCCGACACGCGCTCGGAGTCTTCGTCCTACGGCGACACCCAGGATGAGCTCTTCCTGCCGAGGGGATCGTCTCCGGACGCCAACCACGAGAGTCCCACGGGCTGCCCCACGCCGGTCCACCGCGCCTCCTTGGAACTCCTGGGACTGGGCGGCGGCGCCTTCTCGCCGCAGGACACCGTCTCGTCGGTGGTGTCATCGCTGTACGGCGAGGCGGCGTCCCGCGCCCTCGGGAAGCCCCTCAGCAGCAACCTGCGTCGCCTCCTGGAGGCCGGGTCGCTGAAGCTGGACGCGGGGGACCTTCTGGGGCGGGCGTCCCGGGGAGGCGAGTCCCCGCCCATAGGGCTTGCGTCGCCCCTCACCCTTTCCCCATCTTCACACCACGCTCAACAGCTCAGCGCGCTCGCCCGCAAGCTGGCCAACAACAACAGCGGCTCCGCCTCGCCGGCCTCGTTGGCGCCCTCGCTCACCAACGTTAAACAAGAGCCGCTGGACCACTTCAACTCCCAGAGCAACGGCGGTAGCTTTGTATGGGCGGGAGTCGCCGACAAGTGGCCACCCACCGGCCGCTCCACGCCCAGCGGGTCCAGCCTCTCCCCGGACTCCGCCATCCAGAAGCTAAAAGCGGCGGCTAACGCGGTGCTTCAAGACAAGAACGCCGTGTCGGCCGCCAATACCACCTCCTCCACCAACGCTTCGTCCGTCGTGCCGCCCCTCGGAGGGGCCGGCGCCCGGGGCGACGACGTGGTGCGTTTCGATGCCTTTAACTCTCCGTTCAGCCCGCAGTCGGCGAGCTCCACTTTGGCCGCGCTTTCCAAGAAAGTCAGCGAGAGGAGCCACGGTTCGTCGGCGCCCGCTGCGCCCGCCGACCAGCAGAACTCTGCGACGTCCTTCCTGTCGTTTGTGTCCATGACCTCGTCGGCCGCCTTGCTCAAAGAGGTGGCGGCCAGGGCGGCGGGGAACCTGCTCACCGAGAAGAAGGAAGGCTCCCCCCTGccgggcggtggcggcggcatcCTCCAAGAGGATGTCAAGCCCCTGCTGGACAAGAACCACAAAACCTCCTCGCCGTCAACACCCAACCAGGGCCTGGACCTGTTGTTGCCCTCCACACCCAAAGGAAGAGGGAAACCCAACAACCAAGCAG CCTCACCGGAAGACGGCGGCAAACCGTTCCAGTGTCCTGTGTGCGGTCTGGTCATCAAGCGCAAGAGCTACTGGAAGAGACACATGGTCATCCACACCGGCTTGAAAAGCCACCAATGTCCGCTGTGTCCCTTCCGCTGCGCCCGCAAAGACAATCTTAAGTCCCACATGAAG GTCCATCAGCACCAAGACCGGGGCGAGACGTTCCAGTGCGAACTCTGCCCCTTCACTTCCTCCCGTCACTTCAGCCTGAAGCTCCACATGCGCTGCCATCAGCACTTTCCCCGCACCGACGTCAAGGTGAAAGAGGAGCTCACCACCGACACGGAAGGCGAGGGCTCCCTGATGGGCGACGCCGGCGGCCCAGCCGACTCGAGGGGGAACCGGCTGTCCCCTCTGCATCCGGACGCCCGGCTGCAGTCGTCCCCGCCGGGCGAGGCGTCGTCCAATCACGTCAACGTCAAGGAGGAGCCGCTGGAGCGGGACCTGTCTGTCCTGTCGCCATTTAGCATGGGCAGGGAGCGACCTAGGAGCAGCGCCAACTCCTTGGACCTGCCGGGCGCAGGCGGCGGGGTGCACTCCGGCCCAAGCGGTCCAACCACGGCCTCCCTCTTCAGCCCGGACATCACCACCAAGACAGCCACTGACCTGCTTATGAAGCTATCAG CGGCCAACCAGAGGGAGGCACTGAAGTCGCCCTTCCACGTGAAGGAAGAACCCAAATCCGAGGAAGCCTCGAGTCCTAGACCGGCCTCCCAGTGTCAAATCCCGCCGAGCTTCCCCGGGACATTCTGCCAGGACGCTATCACGGGGTCGGCGGCTTCGGAACGTCCGGGGTCCCTCAAACCGAGGGAAGGGAGCCCCCCGGCTACCAACAGCTTATTGAGCCAAGACATCAACATGAAAGTGGCCTCCGAGTTGCTGATCAAGCTATCAg AGAACAACAAAGACGGCCACTTCCAGAAGGTGAAGGTCAAAGCGGAGCCCATGGAGGTGGACCCGGCCCCTGCCGAAGTCTCGTCGCCCGCTCCTCCCCCTGCTCGCCTGCTGCCTTTCGGCACTTTAGGGCCACGCGAGAAGACTGAGCCCCCGGAGCATCTAGCGCGCCCCCAAAAGGACCTCTTCTCCCAAGACATCTCGGTCAAAATGGCCTCCGAGCTCCTCTTCAAATTGTCAG aaaaagtgaGCAAAGCCAACAACCACAAAGACGGGGGCAACATGGTGGGAATTAACAG TCCGTTCTTGGACGAGTGCTTTCGACAATCACCCTTCAACTCGCGCTCCAAAAGCTCCTCCCCCGCAGAGGCCGGCTCCTCCACCCGGCCGCCTTTCAACG ACTCGGAAAAGGAAGACGGCGAACCGGGCAACGGCATCGCCAAGTGGCGGCTCAACGAGCAGCTCTACCCGTGCCCCGTGTGCGGCAAAGTCTTTGGGAGGCAACAGACGTTATCGCGCCACCTTGCCCTACACACAG AGGAGAGGAAGTACAAGTGTCATCTGTGCCCCTACGCCGCCAAGTGCAGGGCTAACCTCAATCAGCACCTGACCATCCACTCCGTCAAGCTGGTCAACACGGACGCCGAGCAGATCGTCAGCGCCGTCGCCGCCGTCAACGACGGCGCCGAGCGCAAGAACTGCGCCTACTATTACAG CTGCCACGTTTGCGGCTTCCAGACGGAGCTCAACGCCCAGTTCGTGGGCCACATGTCGCTCCATGTGGACAAGGAGCAGTGGATGTTCTCGCTCTGCTGCAGCGTCTGCGACTTTGTGTGCATGGAGGAAGGCGACATGAAGAGTCACATAAGCACCGGCCACGCAG GCCTGAACTCGAGGAGTCCCCTGAGCGAAACCAAGAGCACGTCGTCCTCCCTCTCGGCCCTCAGCGACTCGCTCAacagctcggagggcggcgACCTCACGCACAGCGGCGGCGAAGAACTCAAAAGTCTACTAGCCCCGCTCTCTTCCGGCGGCAGCCAATCCAGCTCCGGGAGCCGCTCGGGCTCGGAGGACAAATCCGCCgataaag GCTTCGAGTGCGTGTTCTGCACGTTTGTGTGCAAGACGCGCAGCATGTATGAGCGCCACCTGCAGATCCATCTCATCACCCGCATGTTCGAGTGCGACGTGTGCCACAAGTTCCTGAAGACGCCCGAGCAACTGCTGGAGCACAAGAAGTGTCACAGCGTCCCCACCGGAGGACTCAA CTCCCACCTGCAGTTAAAAATGACAACCCAATTTAGTGCCAGTTCGATCAAATAG
- the znf827 gene encoding zinc finger protein 827 isoform X3 — translation MPRRKQEQPKRLPSHVDSNDEGGPDGGAAEDEGWFGNASDTRSESSSYGDTQDELFLPRGSSPDANHESPTGCPTPVHRASLELLGLGGGAFSPQDTVSSVVSSLYGEAASRALGKPLSSNLRRLLEAGSLKLDAGDLLGRASRGGESPPIGLASPLTLSPSSHHAQQLSALARKLANNNSGSASPASLAPSLTNVKQEPLDHFNSQSNGGSFVWAGVADKWPPTGRSTPSGSSLSPDSAIQKLKAAANAVLQDKNAVSAANTTSSTNASSVVPPLGGAGARGDDVVRFDAFNSPFSPQSASSTLAALSKKVSERSHGSSAPAAPADQQNSATSFLSFVSMTSSAALLKEVAARAAGNLLTEKKEGSPLPGGGGGILQEDVKPLLDKNHKTSSPSTPNQGLDLLLPSTPKGRGKPNNQAASPEDGGKPFQCPVCGLVIKRKSYWKRHMVIHTGLKSHQCPLCPFRCARKDNLKSHMKVHQHQDRGETFQCELCPFTSSRHFSLKLHMRCHQHFPRTDVKVKEELTTDTEGEGSLMGDAGGPADSRGNRLSPLHPDARLQSSPPGEASSNHVNVKEEPLERDLSVLSPFSMGRERPRSSANSLDLPGAGGGVHSGPSGPTTASLFSPDITTKTATDLLMKLSAANQREALKSPFHVKEEPKSEEASSPRPASQCQIPPSFPGTFCQDAITGSAASERPGSLKPREGSPPATNSLLSQDINMKVASELLIKLSENNKDGHFQKVKVKAEPMEVDPAPAEVSSPAPPPARLLPFGTLGPREKTEPPEHLARPQKDLFSQDISVKMASELLFKLSEKVSKANNHKDGGNMVGINSPFLDECFRQSPFNSRSKSSSPAEAGSSTRPPFNDSEKEDGEPGNGIAKWRLNEQLYPCPVCGKVFGRQQTLSRHLALHTEERKYKCHLCPYAAKCRANLNQHLTIHSVKLVNTDAEQIVSAVAAVNDGAERKNCAYYYSCHVCGFQTELNAQFVGHMSLHVDKEQWMFSLCCSVCDFVCMEEGDMKSHISTGHAGLNSRSPLSETKSTSSSLSALSDSLNSSEGGDLTHSGGEELKSLLAPLSSGGSQSSSGSRSGSEDKSADKGFECVFCTFVCKTRSMYERHLQIHLITRMFECDVCHKFLKTPEQLLEHKKCHSVPTGGLKCPFCIYSSGRPAAMECHLKTHLQTEHRCRICQGLWPDRLSLEAHARAHRLGNHYRCERCGYLSKTANKLIEHVRVHTGERPFHCDRCPYRCKRKDNLNLHKRLKHAPPAPPAEEGGGGAGRETPGRLAASRALRSVALTRTLGGGPRLARPPSGGDTDPYRNCERAHLIPLTTLFTHSFTFHPPPLPAVARSPVSHKHSFMAYLGLTKRAETV, via the exons ATGTGGACAGCAATGACGAAGGAGGGCCTGACGGCGGCGCTGCGGAGGACGAAGGCTGGTTCGGGAATGCATCCGACACGCGCTCGGAGTCTTCGTCCTACGGCGACACCCAGGATGAGCTCTTCCTGCCGAGGGGATCGTCTCCGGACGCCAACCACGAGAGTCCCACGGGCTGCCCCACGCCGGTCCACCGCGCCTCCTTGGAACTCCTGGGACTGGGCGGCGGCGCCTTCTCGCCGCAGGACACCGTCTCGTCGGTGGTGTCATCGCTGTACGGCGAGGCGGCGTCCCGCGCCCTCGGGAAGCCCCTCAGCAGCAACCTGCGTCGCCTCCTGGAGGCCGGGTCGCTGAAGCTGGACGCGGGGGACCTTCTGGGGCGGGCGTCCCGGGGAGGCGAGTCCCCGCCCATAGGGCTTGCGTCGCCCCTCACCCTTTCCCCATCTTCACACCACGCTCAACAGCTCAGCGCGCTCGCCCGCAAGCTGGCCAACAACAACAGCGGCTCCGCCTCGCCGGCCTCGTTGGCGCCCTCGCTCACCAACGTTAAACAAGAGCCGCTGGACCACTTCAACTCCCAGAGCAACGGCGGTAGCTTTGTATGGGCGGGAGTCGCCGACAAGTGGCCACCCACCGGCCGCTCCACGCCCAGCGGGTCCAGCCTCTCCCCGGACTCCGCCATCCAGAAGCTAAAAGCGGCGGCTAACGCGGTGCTTCAAGACAAGAACGCCGTGTCGGCCGCCAATACCACCTCCTCCACCAACGCTTCGTCCGTCGTGCCGCCCCTCGGAGGGGCCGGCGCCCGGGGCGACGACGTGGTGCGTTTCGATGCCTTTAACTCTCCGTTCAGCCCGCAGTCGGCGAGCTCCACTTTGGCCGCGCTTTCCAAGAAAGTCAGCGAGAGGAGCCACGGTTCGTCGGCGCCCGCTGCGCCCGCCGACCAGCAGAACTCTGCGACGTCCTTCCTGTCGTTTGTGTCCATGACCTCGTCGGCCGCCTTGCTCAAAGAGGTGGCGGCCAGGGCGGCGGGGAACCTGCTCACCGAGAAGAAGGAAGGCTCCCCCCTGccgggcggtggcggcggcatcCTCCAAGAGGATGTCAAGCCCCTGCTGGACAAGAACCACAAAACCTCCTCGCCGTCAACACCCAACCAGGGCCTGGACCTGTTGTTGCCCTCCACACCCAAAGGAAGAGGGAAACCCAACAACCAAGCAG CCTCACCGGAAGACGGCGGCAAACCGTTCCAGTGTCCTGTGTGCGGTCTGGTCATCAAGCGCAAGAGCTACTGGAAGAGACACATGGTCATCCACACCGGCTTGAAAAGCCACCAATGTCCGCTGTGTCCCTTCCGCTGCGCCCGCAAAGACAATCTTAAGTCCCACATGAAG GTCCATCAGCACCAAGACCGGGGCGAGACGTTCCAGTGCGAACTCTGCCCCTTCACTTCCTCCCGTCACTTCAGCCTGAAGCTCCACATGCGCTGCCATCAGCACTTTCCCCGCACCGACGTCAAGGTGAAAGAGGAGCTCACCACCGACACGGAAGGCGAGGGCTCCCTGATGGGCGACGCCGGCGGCCCAGCCGACTCGAGGGGGAACCGGCTGTCCCCTCTGCATCCGGACGCCCGGCTGCAGTCGTCCCCGCCGGGCGAGGCGTCGTCCAATCACGTCAACGTCAAGGAGGAGCCGCTGGAGCGGGACCTGTCTGTCCTGTCGCCATTTAGCATGGGCAGGGAGCGACCTAGGAGCAGCGCCAACTCCTTGGACCTGCCGGGCGCAGGCGGCGGGGTGCACTCCGGCCCAAGCGGTCCAACCACGGCCTCCCTCTTCAGCCCGGACATCACCACCAAGACAGCCACTGACCTGCTTATGAAGCTATCAG CGGCCAACCAGAGGGAGGCACTGAAGTCGCCCTTCCACGTGAAGGAAGAACCCAAATCCGAGGAAGCCTCGAGTCCTAGACCGGCCTCCCAGTGTCAAATCCCGCCGAGCTTCCCCGGGACATTCTGCCAGGACGCTATCACGGGGTCGGCGGCTTCGGAACGTCCGGGGTCCCTCAAACCGAGGGAAGGGAGCCCCCCGGCTACCAACAGCTTATTGAGCCAAGACATCAACATGAAAGTGGCCTCCGAGTTGCTGATCAAGCTATCAg AGAACAACAAAGACGGCCACTTCCAGAAGGTGAAGGTCAAAGCGGAGCCCATGGAGGTGGACCCGGCCCCTGCCGAAGTCTCGTCGCCCGCTCCTCCCCCTGCTCGCCTGCTGCCTTTCGGCACTTTAGGGCCACGCGAGAAGACTGAGCCCCCGGAGCATCTAGCGCGCCCCCAAAAGGACCTCTTCTCCCAAGACATCTCGGTCAAAATGGCCTCCGAGCTCCTCTTCAAATTGTCAG aaaaagtgaGCAAAGCCAACAACCACAAAGACGGGGGCAACATGGTGGGAATTAACAG TCCGTTCTTGGACGAGTGCTTTCGACAATCACCCTTCAACTCGCGCTCCAAAAGCTCCTCCCCCGCAGAGGCCGGCTCCTCCACCCGGCCGCCTTTCAACG ACTCGGAAAAGGAAGACGGCGAACCGGGCAACGGCATCGCCAAGTGGCGGCTCAACGAGCAGCTCTACCCGTGCCCCGTGTGCGGCAAAGTCTTTGGGAGGCAACAGACGTTATCGCGCCACCTTGCCCTACACACAG AGGAGAGGAAGTACAAGTGTCATCTGTGCCCCTACGCCGCCAAGTGCAGGGCTAACCTCAATCAGCACCTGACCATCCACTCCGTCAAGCTGGTCAACACGGACGCCGAGCAGATCGTCAGCGCCGTCGCCGCCGTCAACGACGGCGCCGAGCGCAAGAACTGCGCCTACTATTACAG CTGCCACGTTTGCGGCTTCCAGACGGAGCTCAACGCCCAGTTCGTGGGCCACATGTCGCTCCATGTGGACAAGGAGCAGTGGATGTTCTCGCTCTGCTGCAGCGTCTGCGACTTTGTGTGCATGGAGGAAGGCGACATGAAGAGTCACATAAGCACCGGCCACGCAG GCCTGAACTCGAGGAGTCCCCTGAGCGAAACCAAGAGCACGTCGTCCTCCCTCTCGGCCCTCAGCGACTCGCTCAacagctcggagggcggcgACCTCACGCACAGCGGCGGCGAAGAACTCAAAAGTCTACTAGCCCCGCTCTCTTCCGGCGGCAGCCAATCCAGCTCCGGGAGCCGCTCGGGCTCGGAGGACAAATCCGCCgataaag GCTTCGAGTGCGTGTTCTGCACGTTTGTGTGCAAGACGCGCAGCATGTATGAGCGCCACCTGCAGATCCATCTCATCACCCGCATGTTCGAGTGCGACGTGTGCCACAAGTTCCTGAAGACGCCCGAGCAACTGCTGGAGCACAAGAAGTGTCACAGCGTCCCCACCGGAGGACTCAA GTGCCCTTTCTGCATCTACTCCAGCGGTCGTCCGGCGGCCATGGAGTGCCACCTGAAGACGCACCTCCAGACGGAGCACCGCTGTCGCATCTGCCAGGGACTGTGGCCCGACCGCCTCTCCCTGGAGGCCCACGCGCGCGCCCACCGCCTGGGCAACCACTACCGCTGCGAGCGCTGCGGCTACCTGTCCAAGACGGCCAACAAGCTCATCGAGCACGTGCGCGTGCACACGGGCGAGCGGCCGTTCCACTGCGACCGCTGTCCGTACCGCTGCAAGCGCAAGGACAACCTCAACCTGCACAAGAGGCTCAAGCACGCACCGCCCGCCCCCCCAGCGGAAGAAGGAGGCGGCGGGGCGGGCCGGGAGACACCGGGCCGACTCGCCGCGTCCCGGGCGCTGCGCTCCGTCGCCTTGACCCGCACCCTCGGCGGCGGGCCTCGCCTTGCCCGGCCCCCGTCGGGCGGCGACACGGACCCGTACAGGAACTGCGAGCGAGCGCACCTGATCCCCCTCACCACCCTGTTCACCCACAGTTTCACATTccaccccccgcccctccctgccGTCGCCCGCTCTCCAGTCTCCCACAAACACTCCTTCATGGCCTACCTGGGACTCACGAAGAGGGCTGAGACTGTTTGA
- the znf827 gene encoding zinc finger protein 827 isoform X2 produces the protein MPRRKQEQPKRLPSHVDSNDEGGPDGGAAEDEGWFGNASDTRSESSSYGDTQDELFLPRGSSPDANHESPTGCPTPVHRASLELLGLGGGAFSPQDTVSSVVSSLYGEAASRALGKPLSSNLRRLLEAGSLKLDAGDLLGRASRGGESPPIGLASPLTLSPSSHHAQQLSALARKLANNNSGSASPASLAPSLTNVKQEPLDHFNSQSNGGSFVWAGVADKWPPTGRSTPSGSSLSPDSAIQKLKAAANAVLQDKNAVSAANTTSSTNASSVVPPLGGAGARGDDVVRFDAFNSPFSPQSASSTLAALSKKVSERSHGSSAPAAPADQQNSATSFLSFVSMTSSAALLKEVAARAAGNLLTEKKEGSPLPGGGGGILQEDVKPLLDKNHKTSSPSTPNQGLDLLLPSTPKGRGKPNNQAASPEDGGKPFQCPVCGLVIKRKSYWKRHMVIHTGLKSHQCPLCPFRCARKDNLKSHMKVHQHQDRGETFQCELCPFTSSRHFSLKLHMRCHQHFPRTDVKVKEELTTDTEGEGSLMGDAGGPADSRGNRLSPLHPDARLQSSPPGEASSNHVNVKEEPLERDLSVLSPFSMGRERPRSSANSLDLPGAGGGVHSGPSGPTTASLFSPDITTKTATDLLMKLSAANQREALKSPFHVKEEPKSEEASSPRPASQCQIPPSFPGTFCQDAITGSAASERPGSLKPREGSPPATNSLLSQDINMKVASELLIKLSENNKDGHFQKVKVKAEPMEVDPAPAEVSSPAPPPARLLPFGTLGPREKTEPPEHLARPQKDLFSQDISVKMASELLFKLSEKVSKANNHKDGGNMVGINSPFLDECFRQSPFNSRSKSSSPAEAGSSTRPPFNDSEKEDGEPGNGIAKWRLNEQLYPCPVCGKVFGRQQTLSRHLALHTEERKYKCHLCPYAAKCRANLNQHLTIHSVKLVNTDAEQIVSAVAAVNDGAERKNCAYYYSCHVCGFQTELNAQFVGHMSLHVDKEQWMFSLCCSVCDFVCMEEGDMKSHISTGHAGLNSRSPLSETKSTSSSLSALSDSLNSSEGGDLTHSGGEELKSLLAPLSSGGSQSSSGSRSGSEDKSADKGFECVFCTFVCKTRSMYERHLQIHLITRMFECDVCHKFLKTPEQLLEHKKCHSVPTGGLKVCEALWGPEQMKGAI, from the exons ATGTGGACAGCAATGACGAAGGAGGGCCTGACGGCGGCGCTGCGGAGGACGAAGGCTGGTTCGGGAATGCATCCGACACGCGCTCGGAGTCTTCGTCCTACGGCGACACCCAGGATGAGCTCTTCCTGCCGAGGGGATCGTCTCCGGACGCCAACCACGAGAGTCCCACGGGCTGCCCCACGCCGGTCCACCGCGCCTCCTTGGAACTCCTGGGACTGGGCGGCGGCGCCTTCTCGCCGCAGGACACCGTCTCGTCGGTGGTGTCATCGCTGTACGGCGAGGCGGCGTCCCGCGCCCTCGGGAAGCCCCTCAGCAGCAACCTGCGTCGCCTCCTGGAGGCCGGGTCGCTGAAGCTGGACGCGGGGGACCTTCTGGGGCGGGCGTCCCGGGGAGGCGAGTCCCCGCCCATAGGGCTTGCGTCGCCCCTCACCCTTTCCCCATCTTCACACCACGCTCAACAGCTCAGCGCGCTCGCCCGCAAGCTGGCCAACAACAACAGCGGCTCCGCCTCGCCGGCCTCGTTGGCGCCCTCGCTCACCAACGTTAAACAAGAGCCGCTGGACCACTTCAACTCCCAGAGCAACGGCGGTAGCTTTGTATGGGCGGGAGTCGCCGACAAGTGGCCACCCACCGGCCGCTCCACGCCCAGCGGGTCCAGCCTCTCCCCGGACTCCGCCATCCAGAAGCTAAAAGCGGCGGCTAACGCGGTGCTTCAAGACAAGAACGCCGTGTCGGCCGCCAATACCACCTCCTCCACCAACGCTTCGTCCGTCGTGCCGCCCCTCGGAGGGGCCGGCGCCCGGGGCGACGACGTGGTGCGTTTCGATGCCTTTAACTCTCCGTTCAGCCCGCAGTCGGCGAGCTCCACTTTGGCCGCGCTTTCCAAGAAAGTCAGCGAGAGGAGCCACGGTTCGTCGGCGCCCGCTGCGCCCGCCGACCAGCAGAACTCTGCGACGTCCTTCCTGTCGTTTGTGTCCATGACCTCGTCGGCCGCCTTGCTCAAAGAGGTGGCGGCCAGGGCGGCGGGGAACCTGCTCACCGAGAAGAAGGAAGGCTCCCCCCTGccgggcggtggcggcggcatcCTCCAAGAGGATGTCAAGCCCCTGCTGGACAAGAACCACAAAACCTCCTCGCCGTCAACACCCAACCAGGGCCTGGACCTGTTGTTGCCCTCCACACCCAAAGGAAGAGGGAAACCCAACAACCAAGCAG CCTCACCGGAAGACGGCGGCAAACCGTTCCAGTGTCCTGTGTGCGGTCTGGTCATCAAGCGCAAGAGCTACTGGAAGAGACACATGGTCATCCACACCGGCTTGAAAAGCCACCAATGTCCGCTGTGTCCCTTCCGCTGCGCCCGCAAAGACAATCTTAAGTCCCACATGAAG GTCCATCAGCACCAAGACCGGGGCGAGACGTTCCAGTGCGAACTCTGCCCCTTCACTTCCTCCCGTCACTTCAGCCTGAAGCTCCACATGCGCTGCCATCAGCACTTTCCCCGCACCGACGTCAAGGTGAAAGAGGAGCTCACCACCGACACGGAAGGCGAGGGCTCCCTGATGGGCGACGCCGGCGGCCCAGCCGACTCGAGGGGGAACCGGCTGTCCCCTCTGCATCCGGACGCCCGGCTGCAGTCGTCCCCGCCGGGCGAGGCGTCGTCCAATCACGTCAACGTCAAGGAGGAGCCGCTGGAGCGGGACCTGTCTGTCCTGTCGCCATTTAGCATGGGCAGGGAGCGACCTAGGAGCAGCGCCAACTCCTTGGACCTGCCGGGCGCAGGCGGCGGGGTGCACTCCGGCCCAAGCGGTCCAACCACGGCCTCCCTCTTCAGCCCGGACATCACCACCAAGACAGCCACTGACCTGCTTATGAAGCTATCAG CGGCCAACCAGAGGGAGGCACTGAAGTCGCCCTTCCACGTGAAGGAAGAACCCAAATCCGAGGAAGCCTCGAGTCCTAGACCGGCCTCCCAGTGTCAAATCCCGCCGAGCTTCCCCGGGACATTCTGCCAGGACGCTATCACGGGGTCGGCGGCTTCGGAACGTCCGGGGTCCCTCAAACCGAGGGAAGGGAGCCCCCCGGCTACCAACAGCTTATTGAGCCAAGACATCAACATGAAAGTGGCCTCCGAGTTGCTGATCAAGCTATCAg AGAACAACAAAGACGGCCACTTCCAGAAGGTGAAGGTCAAAGCGGAGCCCATGGAGGTGGACCCGGCCCCTGCCGAAGTCTCGTCGCCCGCTCCTCCCCCTGCTCGCCTGCTGCCTTTCGGCACTTTAGGGCCACGCGAGAAGACTGAGCCCCCGGAGCATCTAGCGCGCCCCCAAAAGGACCTCTTCTCCCAAGACATCTCGGTCAAAATGGCCTCCGAGCTCCTCTTCAAATTGTCAG aaaaagtgaGCAAAGCCAACAACCACAAAGACGGGGGCAACATGGTGGGAATTAACAG TCCGTTCTTGGACGAGTGCTTTCGACAATCACCCTTCAACTCGCGCTCCAAAAGCTCCTCCCCCGCAGAGGCCGGCTCCTCCACCCGGCCGCCTTTCAACG ACTCGGAAAAGGAAGACGGCGAACCGGGCAACGGCATCGCCAAGTGGCGGCTCAACGAGCAGCTCTACCCGTGCCCCGTGTGCGGCAAAGTCTTTGGGAGGCAACAGACGTTATCGCGCCACCTTGCCCTACACACAG AGGAGAGGAAGTACAAGTGTCATCTGTGCCCCTACGCCGCCAAGTGCAGGGCTAACCTCAATCAGCACCTGACCATCCACTCCGTCAAGCTGGTCAACACGGACGCCGAGCAGATCGTCAGCGCCGTCGCCGCCGTCAACGACGGCGCCGAGCGCAAGAACTGCGCCTACTATTACAG CTGCCACGTTTGCGGCTTCCAGACGGAGCTCAACGCCCAGTTCGTGGGCCACATGTCGCTCCATGTGGACAAGGAGCAGTGGATGTTCTCGCTCTGCTGCAGCGTCTGCGACTTTGTGTGCATGGAGGAAGGCGACATGAAGAGTCACATAAGCACCGGCCACGCAG GCCTGAACTCGAGGAGTCCCCTGAGCGAAACCAAGAGCACGTCGTCCTCCCTCTCGGCCCTCAGCGACTCGCTCAacagctcggagggcggcgACCTCACGCACAGCGGCGGCGAAGAACTCAAAAGTCTACTAGCCCCGCTCTCTTCCGGCGGCAGCCAATCCAGCTCCGGGAGCCGCTCGGGCTCGGAGGACAAATCCGCCgataaag GCTTCGAGTGCGTGTTCTGCACGTTTGTGTGCAAGACGCGCAGCATGTATGAGCGCCACCTGCAGATCCATCTCATCACCCGCATGTTCGAGTGCGACGTGTGCCACAAGTTCCTGAAGACGCCCGAGCAACTGCTGGAGCACAAGAAGTGTCACAGCGTCCCCACCGGAGGACTCAA GGTTTGTGAGGCGCTTTGGGGCCCAGAGCAGATGAAAGGTGCTATTTAA